One region of Cyanobium sp. M30B3 genomic DNA includes:
- a CDS encoding ribulose bisphosphate carboxylase small subunit, translated as MPFKSTVGDYQTVATLETFGFLPPMTQDEIYDQIAYIIAQGWSPLVEHVHPSRSMATYWSFWKLPFFGEKDLSVIVNELEACHRAYPDHHVRLVGYDAYTQSQGACFVVFEGR; from the coding sequence ATGCCCTTCAAGAGCACCGTGGGTGACTACCAAACAGTCGCCACCCTGGAGACCTTCGGCTTCCTCCCGCCGATGACCCAGGACGAGATCTACGACCAGATCGCCTACATCATTGCCCAGGGTTGGAGCCCGCTCGTTGAGCACGTCCATCCCAGCCGTTCCATGGCCACCTATTGGTCGTTCTGGAAGCTGCCCTTCTTCGGTGAGAAGGATCTCAGCGTGATCGTGAACGAGCTCGAGGCCTGCCACCGGGCCTACCCCGACCACCACGTGCGCCTGGTGGGCTACGACGCCTACACCCAGAGCCAGGGTGCGTGCTTCGTGGTGTTCGAGGGCCGCTGA
- a CDS encoding photosystem I reaction center subunit XII yields the protein MVSALSQAQVLIALVVAAHAGVLAVRLCFSLYKA from the coding sequence ATGGTTTCCGCCCTCAGCCAGGCCCAGGTGCTGATCGCTCTGGTGGTGGCCGCCCACGCCGGCGTGCTGGCTGTGCGCCTCTGCTTCAGCCTCTACAAGGCCTGA
- a CDS encoding BMC domain-containing protein, with protein sequence MPRTGPAITGTVVDSLAGEPERDGASCVITTDSEGARLTRLNSHVESIELRTYVFLDSLQPQLAAYMGTVSQGFLPIPGDACLWLEVSPGMAVHRVTDIALKASTVRLGQMIVERAFGSLALYHRDQSNVLHSGDVVLEAIGNRKEQRSPADVTWTEIIRAITPDHAVLINRQNRRGSMIQAGMSMFILETEPAGYVLIAANEAEKASNITVVDVKAVGAFGRLTLAGREGDVEEAAAAAMRAIHHINATAGA encoded by the coding sequence CTGCCGCGAACCGGGCCGGCCATCACCGGCACGGTGGTGGACAGCCTGGCCGGTGAGCCGGAGCGCGATGGCGCCAGCTGTGTGATCACCACCGACAGTGAGGGGGCGCGGCTGACGCGGCTCAACAGCCACGTGGAGTCGATCGAGCTGCGCACCTACGTGTTCCTCGACTCCCTGCAACCCCAGCTCGCCGCCTACATGGGCACGGTGAGCCAGGGCTTCCTGCCGATCCCCGGCGATGCCTGCCTGTGGCTGGAGGTGTCGCCCGGCATGGCGGTGCACCGGGTCACCGACATCGCCCTCAAGGCCAGCACCGTGCGCCTGGGCCAGATGATCGTGGAGCGGGCCTTCGGCTCCCTGGCGCTCTATCACCGCGACCAGAGCAATGTGCTCCACTCCGGCGATGTGGTGCTCGAGGCGATCGGCAACCGCAAGGAACAGCGCAGTCCGGCCGATGTGACCTGGACCGAGATCATCCGCGCCATCACCCCCGACCACGCGGTGCTGATCAACCGCCAGAACCGCCGCGGCTCGATGATCCAGGCGGGCATGAGCATGTTCATCCTGGAGACGGAACCGGCCGGCTATGTGTTGATCGCCGCCAACGAGGCCGAGAAGGCCAGCAACATCACCGTGGTGGATGTGAAGGCCGTGGGGGCCTTCGGCCGCCTCACCCTGGCCGGTCGGGAGGGGGATGTGGAGGAGGCCGCCGCCGCGGCGATGCGGGCCATCCACCACATCAACGCCACCGCGGGCGCCTGA
- a CDS encoding non-canonical purine NTP pyrophosphatase, with translation MPVLVIASGNRHKVAEIGAMLAAVDLEVRQQPEGLEIEETGNSYGENARLKAEEVANLTGHWALADDSGLEVDALAGAPGIYSARYAASDPERIARLLREMGDTPYRSARFVSAMALADPSGRTRLESQGVCQGVILTAPEGSGAGYDPIFHVREAGCSYARMGDHLRQRLGSRAKAARELAPGFRALLGITH, from the coding sequence GTGCCAGTTCTGGTGATCGCCAGCGGCAACCGCCACAAGGTGGCCGAGATCGGCGCCATGCTGGCCGCCGTGGACCTCGAGGTGCGCCAGCAGCCTGAGGGCCTGGAGATCGAGGAGACGGGCAACAGCTATGGCGAAAATGCTCGCCTGAAGGCGGAGGAGGTGGCCAACCTCACGGGCCACTGGGCCCTGGCCGATGATTCCGGCCTGGAGGTGGATGCCCTGGCAGGGGCCCCGGGGATCTATTCCGCCCGCTACGCGGCGAGCGATCCGGAGCGCATCGCCCGCCTGCTGCGGGAGATGGGCGACACGCCCTACCGCAGTGCCCGCTTCGTGAGCGCCATGGCCCTGGCCGACCCCAGCGGCCGCACCCGGCTGGAGTCGCAGGGGGTGTGCCAGGGGGTGATCCTCACGGCCCCGGAGGGCAGCGGGGCGGGCTATGACCCGATCTTCCATGTGCGCGAGGCGGGCTGCAGCTACGCCCGCATGGGCGATCACCTGCGCCAGCGGCTCGGCAGCCGCGCCAAGGCAGCCCGGGAGCTGGCGCCCGGTTTCCGTGCCCTGCTTGGCATCACCCACTAG
- a CDS encoding BMC domain-containing protein, translating to MANETMGIALGMIETRGLVPAIEAADAMTKAAEVRLIAREFVGGGYVTVMVRGETGAVNAAVRAGADACERVGDGLVAAHIIARPHREVEPALGGSAGFVGSKD from the coding sequence ATGGCTAACGAAACCATGGGCATCGCCCTCGGCATGATCGAGACCCGCGGTCTGGTGCCGGCCATTGAAGCGGCCGACGCCATGACCAAGGCCGCCGAGGTGCGCCTGATCGCTCGCGAGTTCGTCGGCGGCGGCTACGTCACCGTGATGGTGCGTGGCGAGACCGGCGCTGTGAACGCCGCGGTGCGCGCTGGTGCCGATGCCTGCGAGCGCGTGGGCGACGGCCTGGTGGCTGCCCACATCATTGCTCGCCCCCACCGCGAAGTGGAGCCTGCCCTGGGTGGTAGCGCCGGTTTCGTCGGTTCCAAGGACTGA
- a CDS encoding CsoS2 family carboxysome shell protein: protein MASTSSREAALERRKALTTGGKKAAGRFTSGASRVRTAEDARPTRTEAAPARAAAADTPATASPARSTAAAPVVSGFSSSAPSRHSGGRRVSNPSRDLVLARREALSRSGKRASTSKDRSRAEVVAERPAAGAPRTGGQCKCQERNHEAPAAASGRSATLSLSSPSRTSGGGERRTSRRASALYNPSRALVLARREALSKRGKSAAMPSSSTTASVARQGNPDLSTRELAQKVRELKSKVGSAGHARSGGTRPTGPNRHGALQAMAADAHWKVGVSQTTAGQVVTGTQANRSVKTTGNEAATCRPITGTEYLGAEVFQTFCQADAPTRQPAKVRVTATSHGNRVTGNEVGRSEKVTGDEPGTCKLVTGTEYVSANQASSYCGVVPTTPRKVGASQTAAGLPVSGVMVGRSEKVTGDEPGSGLQLTGDQYLGAEPPAPGRAPTKVATLHTLRGTGITGTHVGRSGQVTGDEPGSCRIITGDEYIGTQQYEQFCGARPAPEPAKVGFSVTNRAQVVSGTRTGRSGRVTGDEAGTCKAVTGTPYAGLEQASDYCPTPQVRSIRERTPVRGSNRMSGIQPGIGGVMTGAERGACEDVTGTPYVGADQQIQACGAAAVGDADFPQPLEGSKPWQQFSVQSPARVAQQARERSGGVTGTSYEQGSRITGPFDMAGGKVTGTEQFRFDRRGTQLARGPVQTAPVSADEDARPVSRVTGEGISAGLKITGDDWDRGERVTGTEGASARRRNPSRPGPMTAMPGSAMPAVQPKRNASVPEPVSRVTGSSGNTQAGSLITVSGGARG, encoded by the coding sequence ATGGCCAGCACATCCAGTCGGGAAGCAGCGCTTGAGCGTCGCAAGGCCCTGACCACAGGCGGCAAGAAGGCCGCAGGTCGCTTCACCTCTGGTGCCAGCCGCGTCCGGACGGCTGAGGATGCCCGTCCGACCCGCACCGAGGCGGCCCCAGCGCGAGCGGCGGCGGCCGACACACCGGCAACGGCCTCGCCTGCCCGTTCCACCGCAGCTGCCCCGGTTGTTTCAGGGTTCAGCAGCTCCGCCCCATCCCGCCACAGTGGTGGCCGGCGCGTGAGCAATCCCAGCCGCGATCTGGTATTGGCCCGCCGGGAAGCCCTCAGCCGCAGCGGCAAACGCGCCAGCACCAGCAAGGACCGCAGCCGCGCTGAGGTTGTTGCCGAGCGTCCTGCCGCTGGGGCGCCCCGCACGGGGGGCCAGTGCAAGTGCCAGGAGCGCAACCACGAGGCCCCGGCAGCAGCTTCCGGACGCTCAGCCACCCTGAGTCTCTCCAGCCCCTCCCGCACCAGCGGCGGTGGTGAACGCCGCACCAGCCGCAGGGCCAGTGCCCTGTACAACCCCAGCCGGGCCCTGGTGCTGGCCCGCCGTGAGGCGCTCTCCAAGCGCGGCAAGTCGGCGGCCATGCCCAGCTCGAGCACGACGGCTTCCGTCGCCCGCCAGGGCAACCCCGACCTCAGCACCCGGGAGCTGGCCCAGAAGGTGCGTGAACTCAAGAGCAAGGTGGGCAGTGCAGGCCATGCCCGCAGTGGCGGCACCCGGCCCACCGGCCCCAACCGCCACGGTGCCCTCCAGGCCATGGCCGCCGATGCCCACTGGAAGGTGGGGGTGAGCCAGACCACCGCCGGTCAGGTGGTCACCGGAACCCAGGCCAACCGCTCGGTGAAGACCACCGGCAACGAGGCGGCCACCTGCCGGCCGATCACCGGCACCGAGTATCTCGGCGCTGAAGTGTTCCAGACCTTCTGCCAGGCCGATGCCCCTACCCGCCAGCCCGCCAAGGTTCGGGTGACGGCCACCAGCCACGGCAACCGGGTCACCGGCAACGAGGTGGGCCGCTCCGAGAAGGTCACCGGCGATGAACCCGGCACCTGCAAGCTGGTGACCGGCACCGAGTACGTCTCCGCCAACCAGGCCAGCAGCTACTGCGGCGTGGTGCCGACCACCCCGCGCAAGGTGGGGGCCAGCCAGACCGCGGCCGGCCTGCCCGTCTCCGGCGTGATGGTGGGCCGCTCCGAGAAAGTCACCGGTGACGAGCCGGGTTCGGGCCTGCAGCTCACCGGCGACCAGTACCTAGGGGCCGAGCCGCCTGCGCCAGGTCGGGCTCCCACCAAGGTGGCCACCCTGCACACCCTGCGCGGCACCGGCATCACCGGCACCCACGTGGGCCGCAGTGGCCAGGTCACCGGAGATGAGCCGGGGTCCTGCCGGATCATCACCGGCGATGAGTACATCGGCACCCAGCAGTACGAACAGTTCTGCGGCGCCCGACCCGCGCCTGAACCGGCCAAGGTGGGCTTCAGTGTCACCAACCGCGCCCAGGTGGTGAGTGGCACCCGCACCGGCCGCAGCGGCAGGGTCACCGGTGATGAGGCCGGCACCTGCAAGGCCGTGACCGGCACCCCCTACGCCGGGTTGGAGCAGGCCTCCGACTACTGCCCCACCCCCCAGGTGCGCAGCATCCGCGAACGCACCCCCGTGCGCGGCAGCAACCGCATGAGCGGCATCCAGCCCGGCATCGGCGGTGTGATGACCGGCGCTGAGCGGGGCGCCTGTGAGGACGTGACCGGCACCCCGTACGTGGGGGCCGACCAGCAGATCCAGGCCTGCGGTGCCGCCGCCGTGGGTGATGCCGACTTCCCCCAGCCCCTGGAGGGCAGCAAGCCCTGGCAGCAGTTCAGCGTGCAGTCGCCCGCCCGCGTCGCCCAGCAGGCCCGGGAGCGCAGTGGTGGCGTCACCGGCACCAGCTATGAGCAGGGCAGCCGCATCACCGGACCCTTTGACATGGCCGGCGGCAAGGTCACCGGCACCGAGCAGTTCCGCTTCGATCGCCGCGGCACCCAGCTCGCCCGCGGACCCGTGCAGACAGCTCCCGTCTCCGCGGATGAGGATGCCAGGCCCGTGAGCCGCGTCACCGGCGAGGGCATCTCAGCCGGCCTGAAAATCACCGGTGACGACTGGGACCGCGGCGAGCGCGTCACCGGCACCGAGGGGGCGTCGGCCCGCCGACGCAACCCCAGCCGTCCCGGTCCGATGACGGCCATGCCCGGCTCAGCCATGCCTGCCGTGCAGCCCAAGCGCAATGCCTCGGTGCCCGAGCCCGTGAGCCGGGTCACCGGCTCCAGTGGCAACACCCAGGCCGGATCCCTGATCACCGTGTCCGGCGGAGCCCGGGGCTGA
- a CDS encoding sulfite exporter TauE/SafE family protein, with protein MPALHQLLPVLPLGLLAGVLSGLLGIGGGLVFSPLLLLLGLEPHQALATSTLAIVPTTLAGSAVHLRNGNLPRRQGLVLATAAAGCAIGFSQLGGLLAGSALLLLQALLYGVLAITLRPRSQLQTGAAVSPPPWPALAGVGSVAGLTSGLLGVGGGLLMVPLLVRGLAMDVHSAVRLSTLAVLASSLAASVAFVDAGRGEALLGLVLGGTAALGARWAAARLHRLGEAQLVWLLRALTLLVACDSGRRALQALVPATLAG; from the coding sequence ATGCCTGCCCTGCACCAACTGCTTCCCGTTCTACCGCTGGGACTGTTGGCCGGGGTGCTCTCCGGCCTGCTGGGCATCGGTGGCGGGCTGGTGTTCTCGCCGCTGCTGCTGCTGCTGGGTCTGGAGCCCCACCAGGCCCTGGCCACCAGCACCCTGGCGATCGTGCCCACCACCCTGGCGGGCAGCGCAGTACACCTGCGCAATGGCAACCTGCCCCGGCGGCAGGGACTGGTGCTGGCCACCGCCGCCGCCGGCTGCGCGATCGGCTTCAGCCAGCTGGGTGGCCTGTTGGCGGGCAGCGCGCTGCTGCTGCTGCAGGCGCTGCTCTATGGCGTGCTGGCCATCACGCTCCGGCCCCGCTCCCAGCTGCAGACCGGTGCCGCGGTCAGTCCCCCGCCCTGGCCCGCCCTGGCCGGGGTGGGCAGTGTGGCCGGCCTCACCAGCGGACTGCTGGGGGTGGGGGGCGGCCTGCTGATGGTGCCGCTGCTGGTGCGGGGGTTGGCCATGGACGTCCACAGCGCCGTGCGGCTGAGCACCCTGGCGGTGCTGGCCTCCTCCCTGGCCGCCAGCGTCGCCTTCGTGGACGCAGGCCGGGGCGAGGCGCTGCTCGGCCTGGTGCTGGGGGGAACCGCAGCGCTTGGGGCCCGCTGGGCGGCCGCCCGCCTGCACCGGCTGGGGGAGGCCCAGCTGGTGTGGCTGCTGCGGGCACTCACCCTGTTGGTGGCCTGCGACAGCGGCCGGCGAGCACTCCAGGCCCTGGTGCCCGCAACGCTGGCCGGCTGA
- a CDS encoding CRR6 family NdhI maturation factor produces MSISQAQIQALDLGPLDGWAALPPASLLQAGARLELQFHWPRADDDPRELSEVPEVRLWSLRADARHPWLPLVLDRASGQLSRHVAMLLPHGFSRNEGLRYAPEALELWLTHRLFLLDDWARNHGLNCRQTLTQMAAVLGLEVDTAFWDSLD; encoded by the coding sequence GTGTCGATCTCACAGGCCCAGATCCAGGCCCTGGATCTGGGCCCCCTGGACGGCTGGGCCGCGCTTCCTCCGGCCTCCCTGCTCCAGGCCGGTGCCCGGCTGGAGCTGCAGTTCCACTGGCCCCGGGCCGATGACGATCCGCGCGAGCTCTCGGAAGTGCCGGAGGTGCGGCTGTGGAGCCTGCGGGCCGACGCCCGCCATCCCTGGCTGCCCCTGGTGCTGGATCGGGCCTCCGGCCAGCTCAGTCGCCACGTGGCCATGCTGCTGCCCCACGGCTTCAGCCGCAACGAGGGGCTGCGCTACGCGCCGGAAGCCCTGGAGCTCTGGCTCACCCACCGTCTGTTTCTGCTCGATGACTGGGCCCGGAATCACGGCCTGAACTGCCGCCAGACCCTCACCCAGATGGCCGCCGTGCTGGGGCTGGAGGTGGATACGGCCTTCTGGGACAGCCTCGACTGA
- a CDS encoding protochlorophyllide reductase, with protein MAETATPGTVLITGTTSGVGLNATRALVERGWTVITANRDPVKAGAAADALTIPRERLHHLRIDLGDLDSVRSGVETLMASVGQGLDAVVVNAAVYKPRLKQPERSPQGYEISMATNHLGHFLLIQMLLPELERSQHPSRRVVILGTVTANSKELGGKIPIPAPADLGDLSGFAAGFKAPVAMANSKPFKPGKAYKDSKLCNMITTQELHRRLHQSTGIVFSSLYPGCVADTPLFRNTPRLFQTIFPWFQKNITGGYVSQALAGERVAQVVSDPEFAVSGVHWSWGNRQSKNGRQFSQELSDQASNPDTAAKVWDYSLQLVGLG; from the coding sequence ATGGCCGAGACTGCAACTCCGGGCACGGTTCTGATCACCGGCACCACCTCGGGCGTGGGCCTCAATGCCACCCGGGCCCTCGTGGAGCGGGGCTGGACCGTGATCACCGCCAACCGCGATCCGGTGAAGGCCGGTGCTGCGGCTGACGCCCTCACCATTCCCCGGGAGCGGCTCCACCACCTGCGCATCGATCTCGGCGACCTGGACAGCGTGCGCAGTGGCGTGGAAACCCTGATGGCCTCCGTGGGCCAGGGGCTGGACGCCGTGGTGGTGAACGCGGCTGTCTACAAGCCACGGCTGAAGCAGCCGGAGCGCTCACCCCAGGGCTATGAGATCTCGATGGCCACCAACCATCTGGGCCATTTCCTGCTGATCCAGATGCTGCTGCCCGAGCTGGAGCGGTCGCAGCACCCCTCCAGGCGGGTGGTGATCCTCGGCACGGTGACGGCCAACTCCAAGGAGCTGGGCGGCAAGATTCCCATCCCCGCCCCCGCTGATCTGGGTGACCTCAGCGGTTTCGCCGCCGGTTTCAAGGCCCCGGTGGCCATGGCCAACAGCAAGCCCTTCAAGCCCGGCAAGGCCTACAAGGACAGCAAGCTCTGCAACATGATCACCACCCAGGAGCTGCACCGGCGGCTGCACCAGTCCACCGGAATCGTGTTCAGTTCCCTCTACCCGGGCTGCGTGGCCGACACGCCCCTGTTCCGCAACACCCCCAGGTTGTTCCAGACGATCTTTCCGTGGTTCCAGAAGAACATCACCGGCGGCTATGTGAGCCAGGCCCTGGCGGGAGAACGGGTGGCCCAGGTGGTGTCCGACCCCGAGTTCGCCGTGTCCGGTGTGCACTGGAGCTGGGGCAACCGCCAGAGCAAGAACGGCAGGCAGTTCAGCCAGGAGCTCTCCGATCAGGCCAGCAACCCGGACACAGCCGCCAAGGTGTGGGATTACTCCCTGCAGCTGGTGGGGCTGGGCTGA
- a CDS encoding form I ribulose bisphosphate carboxylase large subunit, whose translation MSKKYDAGVKEYRDTYWTPDYVPLDTDLLACFKCTGQEGVPKEEVAAAVAAESSTGTWSTVWSELLTDLDFYKGRCYRIEDVPGDKESFYAFIAYPLDLFEEGSITNVLTSLVGNVFGFKALRHLRLEDIRFPMAFIKTCMGPPNGIVVERDRMNKYGRPLLGCTIKPKLGLSGKNYGRVVYECLRGGLDFTKDDENINSQPFQRWQNRFEFVAEAVKLAEQETGEKKGHYLNCTAATPEEMYERAEFAKELGQPIIMHDYITGGFTANTGLAKWCRKNGMLLHIHRAMHAVIDRHPKHGIHFRVLAKCLRLSGGDQLHTGTVVGKLEGDRQSTLGYIDQLRESFVPEDRSRGNFFDQDWGSMGGVFAVASGGIHVWHMPALVSIFGDDSVLQFGGGTHGHPWGSAAGAAANRVALEACVKARNAGREIEREGRDILLEAAKHSPELAIALETWKEIKFEFDTVDKLDVN comes from the coding sequence ATGAGCAAGAAGTACGACGCCGGGGTCAAGGAGTACCGCGACACGTATTGGACTCCTGATTACGTCCCCCTCGACACCGACCTGCTGGCCTGCTTCAAGTGCACCGGCCAGGAGGGTGTGCCCAAGGAAGAAGTCGCCGCTGCCGTGGCAGCTGAATCCTCCACCGGCACCTGGTCCACCGTGTGGTCCGAGCTCCTCACCGACCTCGACTTCTACAAGGGCCGCTGCTACCGCATCGAAGACGTTCCTGGCGACAAGGAATCCTTCTATGCCTTCATCGCCTACCCCCTCGACCTGTTCGAGGAGGGCTCCATCACCAACGTGCTGACCTCCCTGGTCGGCAACGTGTTCGGTTTCAAGGCCCTGCGCCACCTGCGCCTGGAAGACATCCGCTTCCCGATGGCCTTCATCAAGACCTGCATGGGCCCGCCGAACGGCATCGTCGTTGAGCGCGACCGGATGAACAAGTACGGCCGCCCTCTCCTGGGTTGCACCATCAAGCCGAAGCTCGGCCTGAGCGGTAAGAACTACGGCCGGGTGGTGTATGAGTGCCTGCGCGGTGGTCTCGACTTCACCAAGGACGACGAGAACATCAACTCCCAGCCCTTCCAGCGCTGGCAGAACCGCTTCGAGTTCGTGGCTGAAGCGGTCAAGCTGGCCGAACAGGAAACCGGCGAGAAGAAGGGGCACTACCTCAACTGCACCGCCGCCACTCCCGAGGAGATGTACGAGCGGGCCGAGTTCGCCAAGGAACTCGGGCAGCCGATCATCATGCACGACTACATCACCGGTGGCTTCACGGCCAACACCGGTCTGGCGAAGTGGTGCCGCAAGAACGGCATGCTGCTGCACATCCACCGCGCCATGCACGCGGTGATCGACCGTCACCCCAAGCACGGCATCCACTTCCGGGTGCTGGCCAAGTGCCTGCGCCTCTCCGGTGGTGACCAGCTCCACACCGGCACCGTGGTGGGCAAGCTCGAGGGCGACCGCCAGTCGACCCTGGGCTACATCGACCAGCTGCGCGAGTCCTTCGTGCCGGAAGACCGCAGCCGCGGCAACTTCTTCGACCAGGACTGGGGTTCCATGGGCGGCGTGTTCGCCGTGGCCTCCGGCGGTATCCACGTGTGGCACATGCCGGCCCTGGTGAGCATCTTCGGCGACGACTCCGTGCTCCAGTTCGGTGGTGGTACCCACGGTCACCCCTGGGGTTCGGCTGCCGGTGCTGCCGCCAACCGCGTGGCCCTCGAGGCCTGCGTCAAGGCCCGCAACGCCGGTCGCGAGATCGAGCGTGAAGGTCGCGACATCCTTCTGGAGGCTGCCAAGCACAGCCCCGAGCTGGCGATCGCCCTCGAGACCTGGAAGGAGATCAAGTTCGAGTTCGACACCGTCGACAAGCTCGACGTCAACTGA